A part of Bacillus thuringiensis genomic DNA contains:
- a CDS encoding LysE family transporter — translation MFGAIIQQIVLGISLAAPVGPINIEMLKRGIERGFWHAWVVGIGGMTADILFMLLIYFGLSSVFMYTYVQAFMYCTGFFLLFYLGFQSVKQGISHSNMEYKKEEVGGLKQSFMAGFLIAISNPLNLVFWFGIYGSTLSSLLTKVTKQEAFLYSLCIIIGIILWNLNIAFSVHFGRTLLKPKALGYITAGAGIILVGYSIHFAYKALQLFT, via the coding sequence ATGTTTGGAGCGATTATACAACAAATTGTATTAGGTATTTCATTAGCTGCACCAGTAGGTCCGATTAATATTGAAATGTTAAAACGAGGAATTGAACGAGGTTTTTGGCATGCGTGGGTTGTTGGAATTGGTGGAATGACTGCAGATATTTTGTTTATGCTTCTCATCTACTTCGGTTTATCTTCTGTGTTTATGTATACATATGTACAAGCTTTTATGTATTGCACAGGTTTTTTCTTATTATTTTATTTAGGATTTCAAAGTGTAAAACAAGGAATTTCCCACTCGAATATGGAATATAAAAAGGAAGAGGTAGGTGGTCTTAAACAATCGTTTATGGCAGGTTTTTTAATTGCGATATCCAATCCATTAAATCTTGTTTTTTGGTTTGGTATATACGGAAGTACACTTAGTTCATTGCTTACGAAGGTAACGAAACAAGAAGCCTTTTTGTACAGTCTGTGTATTATCATTGGCATTATTTTATGGAATTTAAATATTGCTTTTTCTGTCCATTTTGGCAGAACTTTACTAAAGCCAAAAGCACTTGGCTATATAACAGCCGGAGCAGGTATTATTTTAGTAGGATATTCTATCCATTTTGCATACAAAGCTTTACAGTTGTTCACATAA
- a CDS encoding sterol desaturase family protein, producing the protein MKRVGKEFFLQHDIVIMYSILFIFIIILKMQLFTWIGMLACLFGIAFYTLNEYMTHRFLFHLKPPKNVFLLKMLRRLHYDHHVYPDDLKLLFLPVWFSIPSFTIYLLIAYGITKSVTITLSFGIGMIIMLLVYEWKHYIAHKPIRPFTKFGRWLKKQHILHHYKNEKFWFGVSNPVFDFLFGTLKDGKDVELSETARNLEKEKKTEVVR; encoded by the coding sequence ATGAAGAGAGTGGGGAAAGAGTTCTTTTTACAACATGATATCGTTATTATGTATAGTATTTTATTTATTTTCATCATTATTTTAAAAATGCAATTATTCACATGGATTGGTATGTTAGCGTGTTTATTTGGGATTGCTTTTTATACGCTTAACGAATATATGACACATCGATTTTTATTCCATTTAAAGCCACCTAAAAACGTATTTTTATTAAAAATGTTAAGAAGATTACATTATGATCATCATGTATATCCAGATGATTTAAAACTATTGTTTTTGCCTGTATGGTTTAGTATACCTAGCTTTACTATATATTTACTTATAGCATATGGTATAACGAAAAGTGTTACTATTACACTTTCATTCGGAATTGGAATGATTATTATGCTTCTCGTTTATGAATGGAAACATTATATTGCACATAAGCCGATTCGTCCGTTCACTAAGTTTGGACGATGGCTCAAAAAACAGCACATATTACACCATTATAAAAATGAAAAGTTTTGGTTTGGTGTTTCCAATCCAGTATTCGATTTCCTATTTGGAACACTTAAAGACGGAAAAGACGTTGAATTAAGCGAAACAGCACGTAATTTAGAAAAAGAGAAAAAAACAGAAGTGGTGCGATAA
- a CDS encoding DUF485 domain-containing protein: MKRNDTSARKLQNEVNYTEVVQSEEFQLLLNTKKKFIVPMSIFFLSFFIALPILTSYSKVLNTSAFGDVTWAWVFAFAQFIMTWSLCMIYSKKAESFDKISRKILQDMQKGRD; this comes from the coding sequence ATGAAAAGAAATGATACGTCAGCACGTAAGTTACAAAATGAAGTGAATTATACAGAGGTTGTTCAGTCAGAAGAGTTTCAATTGCTATTAAATACGAAAAAGAAGTTTATCGTTCCGATGAGTATTTTCTTTTTAAGCTTTTTTATTGCATTACCTATTTTAACATCGTATTCAAAGGTGCTCAATACATCGGCATTTGGTGATGTTACGTGGGCGTGGGTGTTTGCATTTGCGCAATTTATCATGACGTGGTCATTATGTATGATTTATAGCAAAAAAGCAGAATCCTTTGATAAAATCTCGCGAAAAATTCTACAAGATATGCAAAAAGGGAGGGACTAA
- a CDS encoding solute symporter family protein has product MNVTAFALFLIIVLGTLVITYFASKKTKNASEFYTAGGGLTGWQNGLAIAGDYMSAASFLGIAGAIALTGFDGFFYSIGFLVAYLVVLYLVAEPLRNLGKYTLADMIAARFDAKKVRGVAALNTMTISIFYMIAQLVGAGALIKLLLGIEYTTSVLIVGTLMTVYVIFGGMTATSWVQIVKAVLLMAGTFIISVIVFSKFNFSVTEMFAQMKTATPLKDSFLNPGVKYKDGLDTLSLNLGLVLGTAGLPHILVRFFTVRDAKTARQSVVYATWLIGAFYIMTIFLGFGAAAFVGNEAIMKANPAGNMAAPLLAKALGGDFLFAFVSAIAFATILAVVAGLVLTAASAFAHDFYNEIIRKGKSTEKEQVSMARYASIGVAVLSIILALFAQTLNVAFLVSLAFAVAASANLPVILFTIYWKRFNTTGAISGMVVGLVSAIVLVALSPNVWNPIAGKAIFVGEAIFPYTTPGIISIPLGFLAAYLGTILSSKKEDAAKFDEILVKSNTGHGISDASSH; this is encoded by the coding sequence TTGAATGTAACCGCTTTTGCATTATTTTTAATCATTGTTCTTGGTACACTCGTCATAACTTATTTTGCATCGAAGAAAACGAAAAATGCGAGTGAGTTTTATACAGCTGGAGGGGGATTAACTGGTTGGCAAAATGGTCTGGCCATTGCGGGAGATTACATGTCTGCTGCGTCTTTTCTTGGTATAGCCGGAGCGATCGCATTAACTGGGTTTGATGGGTTCTTTTATAGTATCGGTTTTTTAGTTGCTTATTTAGTTGTTCTATACCTTGTTGCAGAACCGCTTAGAAATTTAGGGAAGTATACGTTAGCGGATATGATTGCAGCACGTTTTGATGCGAAAAAAGTTCGCGGCGTTGCAGCACTTAATACGATGACGATTTCGATTTTTTATATGATTGCACAATTAGTTGGTGCGGGTGCACTTATTAAATTATTATTAGGGATCGAATATACGACATCTGTTTTAATCGTTGGTACATTAATGACAGTGTACGTTATTTTTGGCGGAATGACTGCGACGAGCTGGGTGCAAATTGTTAAGGCTGTATTACTTATGGCTGGTACGTTTATTATTTCTGTTATCGTTTTCTCCAAATTTAATTTCAGTGTGACGGAAATGTTCGCTCAAATGAAAACTGCTACTCCATTAAAAGATTCGTTTTTAAATCCAGGAGTAAAGTATAAGGATGGTCTTGATACACTTTCTTTAAATTTAGGACTAGTTCTTGGTACAGCTGGATTACCACATATTCTTGTCCGCTTTTTTACAGTGCGTGATGCAAAAACAGCACGTCAATCTGTTGTATACGCTACGTGGTTAATTGGCGCATTTTATATTATGACAATTTTCTTAGGATTTGGGGCAGCGGCATTTGTAGGGAATGAGGCAATTATGAAAGCAAACCCTGCTGGTAATATGGCAGCACCTTTATTAGCTAAAGCGTTAGGTGGAGATTTCTTATTTGCTTTCGTATCGGCCATTGCCTTTGCAACGATTTTAGCTGTAGTGGCAGGTCTTGTATTAACAGCAGCATCAGCATTTGCACATGATTTTTATAATGAGATTATTCGTAAAGGAAAATCAACGGAAAAAGAGCAAGTGTCAATGGCTCGCTATGCGTCTATTGGAGTAGCGGTATTATCCATTATACTAGCGTTATTTGCTCAAACATTGAACGTAGCATTTTTAGTTTCATTAGCATTTGCAGTTGCAGCGAGTGCAAATCTACCAGTTATATTATTCACAATATATTGGAAGCGCTTCAATACAACAGGTGCCATTTCGGGTATGGTTGTTGGTCTTGTATCAGCAATTGTTCTCGTAGCGTTAAGCCCGAATGTTTGGAACCCTATAGCTGGAAAAGCTATATTTGTTGGAGAAGCGATATTCCCATATACGACACCTGGAATTATTTCAATCCCGCTCGGATTCCTTGCAGCATATTTAGGAACCATTTTATCTAGTAAGAAAGAAGATGCAGCGAAATTTGATGAAATTCTCGTGAAATCTAATACCGGTCATGGCATTAGCGATGCGTCTTCGCATTAA
- a CDS encoding aspartate aminotransferase family protein: MKTKQTDELLAKDEQYVWHGMRPFSPNSTMVGAKAEGCWVEDIEGKRYLDGMSGLWCVNSGYGRKELAEAAYKQLQTLSYFPMSQSHEPAIKLAEKLNEWLGGEYVIFFSNSGSEANETAFKIARQYYAQKGEPHRYKFMSRYRGYHGNTMATMAATGQAQRRYQYEPFASGFLHVTPPDCYRMPGIESENIYDVECVKEVDRVMTWELSETIAAFIMEPIITGGGILMPPQDYMKAIHETCQKHGALLISDEVICGFGRTGKAFGFMNYDVQPDIITMAKGITSAYLPLSATAVKKEIYEAFKGKGEYEFFRHINTFGGNPAACALALKNLEIMENENLIERSAQMGSLLLEQLKEEIGEHPLVGNIRGKGLLVGIELVNDKETKEPIDNDKIASVVNACKEKGLIIGRNGMTTAGYNNVLTLAPPLVISSEEIAFVVGTLKTAMERI, translated from the coding sequence ATGAAAACGAAACAGACTGATGAATTATTAGCAAAAGATGAGCAATATGTTTGGCACGGAATGCGTCCCTTTAGTCCAAATAGTACAATGGTAGGGGCAAAAGCAGAAGGGTGCTGGGTTGAAGATATAGAAGGGAAAAGATATTTAGATGGTATGAGTGGTCTTTGGTGCGTGAATAGTGGATATGGAAGAAAAGAACTCGCAGAGGCGGCATATAAGCAATTACAAACATTATCATACTTTCCGATGTCACAATCGCATGAACCAGCTATAAAGCTTGCAGAAAAATTAAATGAGTGGCTTGGAGGGGAGTATGTTATTTTCTTCTCTAATAGTGGCTCGGAAGCGAACGAAACGGCTTTTAAAATAGCAAGGCAATACTATGCTCAAAAAGGTGAACCGCATCGTTATAAGTTTATGTCACGTTACCGTGGGTATCATGGAAATACAATGGCAACGATGGCAGCGACGGGACAAGCACAGCGTAGATATCAATATGAGCCATTTGCTTCAGGATTTTTACATGTAACGCCGCCAGATTGTTATCGTATGCCTGGAATAGAAAGCGAGAATATTTATGATGTAGAATGTGTAAAAGAAGTAGATCGCGTTATGACATGGGAATTAAGTGAAACGATTGCAGCTTTTATTATGGAACCAATTATTACGGGCGGAGGCATTTTAATGCCGCCACAAGACTATATGAAAGCTATTCATGAAACGTGTCAAAAACACGGTGCACTTCTCATTAGCGATGAAGTGATTTGCGGTTTCGGACGTACAGGAAAAGCATTTGGATTTATGAATTATGACGTTCAGCCAGATATTATTACGATGGCAAAAGGGATTACGAGCGCATATTTACCATTATCAGCGACAGCTGTGAAAAAAGAAATATATGAAGCATTTAAAGGGAAGGGAGAATATGAATTCTTCCGTCATATTAATACATTTGGTGGAAATCCTGCAGCTTGTGCATTAGCGCTTAAAAACTTAGAGATTATGGAAAATGAAAATTTAATTGAGCGATCTGCACAAATGGGCTCGCTTTTATTAGAGCAATTAAAAGAAGAAATTGGAGAGCATCCACTTGTTGGGAATATTAGAGGGAAAGGTCTACTAGTTGGAATTGAACTAGTAAATGATAAAGAGACGAAAGAGCCAATTGATAACGACAAAATTGCAAGTGTTGTAAATGCTTGTAAAGAAAAAGGTTTAATTATTGGACGAAACGGTATGACAACAGCAGGATATAATAACGTCTTAACATTAGCACCACCGCTTGTTATTTCAAGTGAAGAAATTGCTTTTGTTGTTGGAACGTTGAAGACAGCGATGGAACGCATTTAA
- a CDS encoding DUF3986 family protein — translation MEKHDLSQHYHIGYYEDGYDLEVTAYKRINEPVWDAYIPHYEVGDFYKKVEKMKLGEYTDDYGIMVYSFSDDMDDEEARIMFEKWLKKNGIV, via the coding sequence ATGGAGAAACATGATCTGAGTCAACATTATCACATCGGATATTATGAAGATGGATATGATTTAGAAGTAACGGCGTACAAAAGAATAAATGAACCAGTTTGGGATGCTTATATTCCGCACTATGAGGTAGGCGATTTTTACAAAAAAGTGGAGAAAATGAAACTGGGTGAATATACGGATGATTACGGCATTATGGTGTATTCATTTAGTGATGATATGGATGATGAAGAAGCGCGAATTATGTTTGAAAAATGGTTAAAAAAGAACGGGATTGTTTAA
- a CDS encoding cation:proton antiporter, whose translation MDFEFFFQIALILLSTKLAGDLSVRLGQPSVLGKLIVGIVIGPAILGWIENSELLTQLSNVGVILLMFMAGLETDLEELNANRNSSLAVALGGILLPFIGGYVSGLVIGMEQGNAVFLGLLLCATSVSISVQTLRDLGKMKTRESTTMLGAAVFDDILVVILLAFAMSFLGTDDVNLTMIILKKVVFFASIILIGWKGVPAIMRWLSPLRVSESIVSAALIICFSFAYFGELLGIAGIIGAFAAGIAISQTNYKHEVEKKVEPIAYAMFVPVFFVSIGMNITFDGIGNQIWFILALTVIAVLTKLIGCGLGARMTGFDAKSSAIIGSGMVSRGEVALIIAGTGLSSGLLAQDYFTAIVIVVILTTMITPPMLKYTFGAKDKAMKASK comes from the coding sequence ATGGATTTCGAATTTTTCTTTCAAATTGCACTTATTTTATTAAGTACAAAGCTCGCTGGTGATCTTAGTGTTAGATTAGGTCAACCTTCTGTACTAGGTAAATTAATTGTCGGTATCGTTATCGGTCCAGCTATATTAGGTTGGATTGAAAATTCAGAGCTTCTAACACAATTAAGTAATGTCGGTGTTATTCTTTTAATGTTTATGGCAGGACTTGAAACAGACTTAGAGGAATTAAACGCAAATCGTAATTCTTCTTTAGCAGTTGCACTTGGAGGTATCCTTCTTCCATTCATAGGTGGTTACGTTTCTGGTCTTGTTATCGGAATGGAACAAGGAAATGCTGTATTTTTAGGATTACTTCTATGTGCGACAAGTGTTAGTATTTCCGTACAAACACTTCGCGATTTAGGAAAGATGAAAACACGTGAAAGTACAACGATGCTTGGCGCGGCTGTATTTGATGACATCCTTGTCGTTATTTTATTAGCATTTGCAATGAGCTTCTTAGGTACAGATGATGTTAACTTAACAATGATTATCTTGAAGAAAGTTGTATTCTTCGCTTCTATTATTTTAATCGGATGGAAAGGTGTTCCTGCGATTATGCGCTGGTTATCACCACTACGCGTATCTGAGTCTATCGTGAGCGCGGCTCTTATCATCTGTTTCTCATTCGCATATTTCGGCGAATTATTAGGAATTGCTGGTATTATCGGTGCTTTCGCAGCTGGTATCGCTATTTCTCAAACGAACTACAAACATGAAGTAGAAAAGAAAGTAGAACCAATCGCTTACGCTATGTTCGTTCCCGTATTCTTCGTAAGTATCGGTATGAATATTACATTTGACGGTATTGGCAATCAAATTTGGTTCATCCTAGCATTAACAGTAATCGCTGTATTAACGAAACTAATTGGTTGTGGATTGGGTGCACGAATGACTGGATTTGACGCTAAGTCTTCTGCCATTATCGGTTCTGGAATGGTTTCTCGTGGTGAAGTTGCACTTATCATCGCTGGAACAGGACTTTCTTCAGGTCTACTAGCACAAGATTACTTTACAGCTATCGTTATTGTCGTTATTTTAACTACAATGATTACACCACCAATGTTAAAATACACTTTTGGTGCAAAAGATAAAGCAATGAAAGCAAGTAAATAA
- a CDS encoding MerR family transcriptional regulator, with the protein MLLNKRFTIGEMAKMQNIAESTLRYYDEKGIFHPSIVDPKTNYRYYTIDQFSLLDTIKFLRQLNIPLKEIKKYIDERNPAYALNLLEKQQEMMLKKQREIEYALAKMEHRIHLIKEATKVKAEQMVIKEIPQRKITAIAVAPNTTDDMFEYYIHSLQKNMKQMDDSLFSGDIGVTVAKKGLMQNEFQAYSSVFILLDYMPFQMHSSDEIKEGIFACVYHHGPYEETDETYKKVMKYIDQEGYKVSGDAIEIALIDWSVTENPEEQVTEIQIPIMKKQSNKL; encoded by the coding sequence ATGTTATTAAATAAACGTTTTACAATTGGAGAAATGGCAAAAATGCAAAATATAGCGGAATCTACTCTACGCTATTATGATGAAAAGGGGATTTTTCATCCGTCCATTGTGGACCCGAAAACAAATTATCGCTACTATACAATCGATCAATTTTCACTATTAGATACGATTAAATTTTTACGCCAATTAAATATTCCATTAAAGGAAATTAAGAAATATATTGATGAAAGAAATCCAGCATACGCACTCAATTTACTGGAAAAACAACAAGAAATGATGTTGAAAAAACAAAGAGAAATTGAGTATGCTTTGGCGAAAATGGAGCATAGAATTCATTTAATTAAGGAAGCAACAAAAGTAAAAGCTGAACAAATGGTAATTAAAGAGATCCCGCAGCGAAAGATAACAGCCATTGCTGTTGCCCCGAATACGACGGATGATATGTTTGAGTACTATATTCATTCGCTGCAAAAAAATATGAAACAAATGGATGATAGTTTATTTTCTGGAGATATCGGTGTAACGGTGGCAAAAAAAGGATTAATGCAAAATGAGTTTCAAGCGTATAGCAGTGTTTTTATTCTGCTGGATTACATGCCTTTTCAAATGCATAGTTCAGATGAAATTAAAGAAGGTATATTTGCCTGTGTATATCACCATGGACCATATGAAGAAACGGATGAAACATATAAGAAGGTAATGAAATATATTGATCAAGAAGGATACAAAGTAAGTGGAGATGCGATTGAGATTGCATTAATTGATTGGTCTGTAACAGAAAATCCAGAGGAGCAAGTAACAGAAATTCAAATTCCTATCATGAAAAAACAAAGCAATAAGTTGTAG
- a CDS encoding MATE family efflux transporter has translation METTEKLREKPIKSLFISYLIPAVLGMVLMSVNIVIDAVMISRGVGANGLAGVNVAIPAFSIFFSISLWIGMGGATLYSIALGENKVERARSIFTQSMTVAVMIVGVLAAICLWRIEDIAYLFGANEVILPYALDYLHVLLTFGMIYVLENILSTFIRNDGNPNLAMAGLVVTAVLNIVFDYIFIFIFGWGVTGAASATILSAAIGFLVLLTHFFRKSSILKWTKFHFEWDTVKQIMIIGFPSFTAESTVAIVTIGFNIAFVQYAGEVGVASYAMVNSIHAMTLLLFFGVGAALQPIASFHYGANLSERLREGLKFAVKIAVVLGGIAIIVGLFFGKYIIGLFDVQSPELLELTLTGISLFFIQYVFLGYNIVYGEYFQSVRQTTKSVLIIMSRGLLFIIPLLWIMPKLFGINGIWLVMPVAEVLTAIIVFTMNRMKHPVPLNMAGEKEAI, from the coding sequence ATGGAAACAACAGAAAAGTTAAGAGAAAAACCGATAAAAAGTTTATTTATTTCATATTTAATACCAGCTGTTCTTGGAATGGTATTAATGTCAGTTAATATTGTGATTGATGCGGTTATGATTAGTAGAGGAGTTGGAGCAAATGGATTAGCAGGAGTAAACGTGGCTATTCCAGCGTTTTCAATTTTCTTCTCTATTTCATTATGGATTGGAATGGGCGGGGCAACGTTATATTCCATTGCACTAGGTGAAAATAAAGTAGAAAGAGCAAGGTCTATTTTTACGCAATCTATGACCGTAGCAGTAATGATCGTAGGTGTGTTAGCAGCGATTTGCTTATGGAGAATAGAAGATATAGCATACTTATTCGGTGCAAACGAAGTGATTTTACCGTATGCGTTAGACTATTTACACGTATTATTAACATTTGGAATGATATACGTTTTAGAAAATATTTTAAGTACATTTATACGAAATGATGGAAATCCTAATTTAGCAATGGCAGGTCTAGTTGTAACGGCTGTATTAAATATAGTGTTTGACTATATCTTTATTTTCATCTTTGGATGGGGCGTAACAGGTGCTGCTTCAGCGACTATTCTTTCAGCAGCGATTGGATTCCTTGTATTATTAACGCACTTCTTTAGAAAAAGTAGTATTTTAAAATGGACGAAATTCCATTTTGAATGGGATACAGTTAAACAAATTATGATCATAGGTTTCCCGAGCTTTACAGCAGAAAGTACAGTAGCGATTGTAACGATTGGTTTTAATATTGCATTCGTTCAATATGCAGGAGAAGTAGGAGTCGCTTCTTATGCGATGGTGAATAGTATTCACGCTATGACATTACTATTATTCTTCGGTGTCGGTGCTGCATTGCAACCAATCGCTAGTTTCCATTACGGTGCAAATTTATCAGAAAGATTGCGTGAAGGATTAAAGTTCGCTGTAAAAATTGCGGTAGTACTTGGTGGTATTGCAATAATTGTCGGATTATTCTTCGGGAAATATATTATTGGTCTATTTGATGTCCAATCTCCAGAGTTATTGGAGTTAACATTAACGGGTATTAGCTTGTTCTTTATCCAATATGTATTTTTAGGCTACAACATTGTGTATGGAGAGTACTTCCAATCAGTGCGACAAACTACAAAATCAGTGCTTATTATAATGAGCCGAGGGTTACTATTTATTATTCCATTATTATGGATTATGCCAAAATTATTTGGGATAAATGGAATTTGGCTTGTTATGCCAGTAGCTGAAGTATTGACAGCAATTATCGTATTTACGATGAATCGTATGAAACATCCTGTTCCATTAAATATGGCGGGAGAGAAAGAAGCAATATAA
- a CDS encoding DUF421 domain-containing protein: protein MLLFLCNVSFFFILFLLSLKMLGKSALAQLTPHDFGAIIFLSYLAFQAIPVSGALQAFLGMVVITCLHLLLTKLSLLNKLNRFILGHPIILIKHGDIIFENLQKSRYPIAELLSNLRVAGYPSVHEIEYAILEANGAISILPKRELVPLTPKDLNIDVTYAGLPIVLIVDSQIQYDNLKLIHKDEKWLYKELKEKGITNIKNVAFASVQETDGSFAISLKA from the coding sequence TTGCTTCTCTTTTTATGTAACGTATCGTTCTTTTTTATCTTATTTTTACTATCACTTAAGATGCTCGGTAAATCAGCTTTAGCCCAACTAACTCCTCATGATTTTGGTGCTATTATCTTTTTATCTTATTTAGCGTTTCAGGCCATACCAGTCTCTGGTGCTTTGCAAGCCTTTCTCGGTATGGTCGTTATTACATGTTTGCATTTGCTTCTTACAAAATTAAGCTTACTAAACAAACTAAATCGTTTCATTCTCGGACATCCTATCATTTTAATTAAACATGGTGACATTATTTTTGAGAACTTACAAAAAAGTAGATATCCAATTGCTGAACTACTTTCTAACCTTCGCGTCGCAGGATACCCCAGTGTTCATGAAATTGAATACGCTATTTTAGAAGCGAATGGAGCCATTAGTATTTTACCTAAGCGTGAGCTTGTACCATTAACTCCAAAAGATTTGAACATAGATGTTACGTATGCCGGATTACCAATTGTCCTTATCGTTGATTCGCAAATTCAATACGATAACTTAAAGTTAATTCATAAGGACGAAAAATGGTTATATAAAGAATTAAAAGAAAAAGGAATTACAAATATTAAAAACGTTGCTTTCGCGTCTGTTCAAGAAACAGATGGATCTTTTGCGATTAGTTTAAAAGCATAA
- a CDS encoding YdcF family protein, whose translation MKKKKIIKYMIGIIMVCAVYAGFLQYNIYKHGQMNATYDADYIIVLGSKVNGTKPSYSLQYRIDKAAEYLQSHEKTIAIVSGGKGKGEDISEALAMKNGLMKLKIAEDRIIMEDKSTSTDENIKFSKPLISSDMKKGMIVTNDFHMFRAKKIAAKQGLQLEGLPAETPKRIVIPSNIREYLAITQYWFMNRI comes from the coding sequence ATGAAAAAGAAGAAAATAATTAAGTATATGATAGGAATTATAATGGTTTGCGCCGTTTATGCGGGATTTTTACAATATAACATTTATAAGCATGGGCAAATGAATGCCACCTACGATGCGGATTATATAATTGTATTAGGATCGAAAGTCAACGGAACGAAACCATCATACTCATTGCAATATCGTATTGATAAAGCAGCTGAATATTTACAATCACATGAGAAGACAATTGCGATTGTATCTGGAGGGAAAGGAAAAGGGGAAGATATTTCAGAAGCATTAGCAATGAAAAATGGATTAATGAAACTAAAAATTGCAGAAGACCGCATTATAATGGAAGATAAATCAACGAGTACAGATGAGAATATTAAATTCTCAAAACCGTTAATTTCGAGCGATATGAAAAAAGGAATGATCGTAACAAACGATTTCCATATGTTTAGAGCGAAAAAAATAGCAGCAAAACAAGGTTTACAATTAGAAGGCCTTCCGGCTGAAACACCGAAGCGAATTGTCATTCCATCGAATATACGAGAGTATTTAGCCATTACGCAATATTGGTTTATGAATCGAATATAG
- a CDS encoding DUF4870 domain-containing protein, which yields MKGNNILSSLCYFSIFFAPFLLPIIVYFVAEDEVKYHAKKAFWSHIFPYAILFGGLAVSGIYGLSFNQSDGAGIGMMITYAVFILVGIYYFIWNIVKGIKVLKTA from the coding sequence ATGAAAGGAAATAATATATTATCTTCACTATGTTACTTTAGTATCTTTTTTGCACCATTTTTACTGCCAATTATCGTGTACTTCGTTGCGGAGGATGAAGTGAAATACCACGCGAAAAAAGCATTTTGGTCACATATTTTCCCGTATGCGATTTTATTTGGTGGCTTAGCAGTATCCGGCATATATGGCTTAAGCTTCAATCAATCTGATGGTGCTGGAATTGGAATGATGATCACGTATGCGGTGTTCATTCTTGTAGGGATTTATTACTTCATTTGGAATATCGTAAAAGGTATTAAAGTTTTGAAAACAGCGTAG